The DNA sequence ATTTTCAAAGGCTCCTATTAAGTTTTTATAGTAAAGTTTATCACGATATTCATTCAATTCTTCAATTTCTTTTTCAGAAATAACATTTTTCTTTTCCCAATCGCAATTAAATTTTATATATCCTTTTTCTTCACTCATTTTATTTTTTTTAATAATTATTTATTTTCTTGAAATAGCTCCAAGATTCCCTTTTCATTCGCTTTACAAATTCCTCTTTCAGTAATTAATGCTGTTACAAAACGTGCAGGAGTTACATCAAATGAATAATTTACTGCTTTACTGTTTTGTGGTGTTAACAATATTTTTTTTATTTTATTTTCATGTAAGCCTGAAATATATTTTACTTCATCTTCATTTCGTTTTTCAATCGGTATTTCCGTAAGTCCGTTTTTTATTTTAAAATCAATACTTGAAGAAGGTGCTGCAACATAAAAAGGAATATTGTTATCAAAAGCTGCTAATGCTTTTAAATAAGTTCCAATCTTATTGGCTACATCTCCTGTTCTTGTTGTTCTGTCGGTACCAACAATCACAAGGTCAACCATTTTGTGTTGCATTAAATGCCCTCCTGTATTGTCTGCAATCACTGAGTAAGGAACACCATGCTCTCCAAGCTCAAAAGCGGTTAAACTTGCCCCTTGATTTCTCGGGCGTGTTTCGTCCACCCAAACATGAACTTTTATTCCTTTATCGTGAGCAAGATAAATTGGTGCTGTTGCTGTGCCATAATCAACAGTAGCAAGCCATCCTGCGTTGCAATGGGTAAGAATATTTACAGCCTCTCCATTTTTACTTTCTGATATTTTTTTTATTATCTCAAATCCGTACTCTCCGATTTTTTTACAAAATGCAACAGTTTCATCACTTATTTCTCTTGCAATTTGTTCTGCAATTTTTATTTTTTCTTCAGGATTTTTACATTTTGAAATTTCAACAATCTGTTTATCAATAGCTTTAAATAAGTCAACTGCTGTAGGTCGTGATGATTTTAATTTCTTGACTGATTTTTTCAAATGTTCATCGAAGTTGTCGTTTTGTTTTGCCTCAATTGTTGCGAG is a window from the Bacteroidota bacterium genome containing:
- the mtnA gene encoding S-methyl-5-thioribose-1-phosphate isomerase, encoding MKINNKYYKGIWRDEKNGEINIIDQRKLPFEFVIEKITTVDECVFAIKEMIVRGAPLIGVTAAWGMYLATIEAKQNDNFDEHLKKSVKKLKSSRPTAVDLFKAIDKQIVEISKCKNPEEKIKIAEQIAREISDETVAFCKKIGEYGFEIIKKISESKNGEAVNILTHCNAGWLATVDYGTATAPIYLAHDKGIKVHVWVDETRPRNQGASLTAFELGEHGVPYSVIADNTGGHLMQHKMVDLVIVGTDRTTRTGDVANKIGTYLKALAAFDNNIPFYVAAPSSSIDFKIKNGLTEIPIEKRNEDEVKYISGLHENKIKKILLTPQNSKAVNYSFDVTPARFVTALITERGICKANEKGILELFQENK